From one Macaca nemestrina isolate mMacNem1 chromosome 5, mMacNem.hap1, whole genome shotgun sequence genomic stretch:
- the LOC105474495 gene encoding signal peptide, CUB and EGF-like domain-containing protein 3 isoform X3, whose product MGSGRVPGLCLLVLLVHARAAQYSKAAQDVDECVEGTDNCHIDAICQNTPRSYKCICKSGYTGDGKHCKDVDECEREDNAGCVHDCVNIPGNYRCTCYDGFHLAHDGHNCLDVDECAEGNGGCQQSCVNMMGSYECHCREGFFLSDNQHTCIQRPEEGMNCMNKNHGCAHICRETPKGGIACECRPGFELTKNQRDCKLTCNYGNGGCQHTCDDTEQGPRCGCHVKFVLHTDGKTCIETCAVNNGGCDSKCHDAATGVHCTCPVGFMLQPDRKTCKDIDECRLNNGGCDHICRNTVGSFECSCKKGYKLLINERNCQDIDECSFDRTCDHICVNTPGSFQCLCHRGYLLYGVTHCGDVDECSINRGGCRFGCINTAGSYQCTCPAGQGRLHWNGKDCTEPLKCQGSPGASKAMLSCNRSGKKDTCALTCPSMARFLPESENGFTVSCGTPSPRAAPARAGHNGNSTNSNQCHEAAVLSIKQRASFKIKDAKCRLHLRNKGKTEEAGRIAGPGGAPCSECQVTFIHLKCDSARKGKGRRARTPPGKEVTRLTLELEAEVRSEETTASCGLPCLRQRMERRLKGSLKMLRKSINQDRFLLRLAGLDYELAHKPGLVAGERAEPMESCRPGQHRAGAKCVSCPQGTYYHGQTEQCVPCPAGTFQEREGQLSCDLCPGSDAHGPLGATNVTTCAGQCPPGQHSVDGFKPCQPCPRGTYQPEAGRTLCFPCGGGLTTKHEGAISFQDCDTKVQCSPGHYYNTSIHRCIRCAMGSYQPDFRQNFCTRCPGNTSTDFDGSTSVAQCKNRQCGGELGEFTGYIESPNYPGNYPAGVECIWNINPPPKRKILIVVPEIFLPSEDECGDVLVMRKNSSPSSITTYETCQTYERPIAFTARSRKLWINFKTSEANSARGFQIPYVTYDEDYEQLVEDIVRDGRLYASENHQEILKDKKLIKAFFEVLAHPQNYFKYTEKHKEMLPKSFIKLLRSKVSSFLRPYK is encoded by the exons ATGTGGATGAGTGTGTGGAAGGGACTGACAACTGCCACATCGATGCTATCTGCCAGAACACCCCGAGGTCATACAAGTGCATCTGCAAGTCTGGCTACACAGGGGATGGCAAACACTGCAAAG ACGTGGATGAGTGCGAGCGAGAGGATAATGCAGGTTGTGTGCATGACTGTGTCAACATCCCTGGCAATTACCGGTGTACCTGCTATGATGGATTCCACCTGGCACATGACGGACACAACTGTCTGG ATGTGGACGAGTGTGCCGAGGGCAACGGCGGCTGTCAGCAGAGCTGCGTCAACATGATGGGCAGCTATGAGTGCCACTGCCGGGAAGGCTTCTTCCTCAGCGACAACCAGCATACCTGCATCCAGCGGCCAGAAG aaGGAATGAATTGCATGAACAAGAACCATGGCTGTGCCCACATTTGCCGGGAGACGCCCAAGGGGGGTATTGCCTGTGAATGCCGTCCTGGCTTTGAGCTTACCAAGAACCAACGGGACTGTAAAT TGACGTGCAACTACGGTAACGGCGGCTGCCAACACACATGTGATGACACAGAGCAGGGTCCCCGGTGCGGCTGCCATGTCAAGTTTGTGCTCCATACCGACGGGAAGACATGCATCG AGACCTGTGCTGTCAACAACGGGGGCTGTGACAGTAAGTGTCACGATGCAGCGACTGGTGTccactgcacctgccctgtgGGCTTCATGCTGCAGCCAGACAGGAAGACATGCAAAG ATATAGATGAGTGCCGCTTAAACAACGGGGGCTGTGACCACATTTGCCGGAACACAGTGGGCAGCTTCGAATGCAGTTGCAAGAAAGGCTATAAGCTTCTCATCAATGAGAGGAACTGCCAGG ATATAGACGAGTGTTCCTTTGATCGAACCTGTGACCACATATGTGTCAACACACCAGGAAGCTTCCAGTGTCTCTGCCATCGTGGCTACCTGTTGTATGGTGTCACCCACTGTGGGG ATGTGGATGAATGCAGCATCAACCGGGGAGGTTGCCGCTTTGGCTGCATCAACACTGCTGGCAGCTACCAGTGTACCTGCCCAGCAGGCCAGGGCCGGCTGCACTGGAATGGCAAAGATTGCACAG AGCCACTGAAGTGTCAGGGCAGTCCTGGGGCCTCGAAAGCCATGCTCAGCTGCAATCGGTCTGGCAAGAAGGACACCTGTGCCCTGACCTGTCCCTCCATGGCCCGGTTTTTGCCAG AGTCTGAGAATGGCTTCACGGTGAGCTGTGGgacccccagccccagggctgCTCCAGCCCGAGCTGGCCACAATGGGAACAGCACGAACTCCAACCAATGCCATG AGGCTGCAGTGCTGTCCATTAAACAACGGGCCTCCTTCAAGATCAAGGATGCCAAATGCCGTTTGCACCTGCGAAACAAAGGCAAAACAGAGGAGGCTGGCAGAATCGCAGGGCCAG GTGGTGCCCCCTGCTCTGAATGCCAGGTCACCTTCATCCACCTTAAGTGTGACTCCGCTCGGAAGGGCAAGGGCCGACGAGCCCGGACCCCTCCAGGCAAAGAGGTCACAAGGCTCACCCTGGAACTGGAGGCAGAGGTCAGAAGCGAAGAAACCACAG CCAGCTGTGGGCTGCCCTGCCTCCGACAGCGAATGGAACGGCGGCTGAAAGGATCCCTGAAGATGCTCAGAAAGTCCATCAACCAGGACCGCTTCCTGCTGCGCCTGGCAGGCCTTGATTATGAGCTGGCCCACAAGCCGGGCCTGGTAGCCGGGGAGCGAGCAGAGCCGATGGAGTCCTGTAGGCCTGGGCAGCACCGTGCTGGGGCCAAGTGTG TCAGCTGCCCGCAGGGAACGTATTACCACGGCCAGACGGAGCAGTGTGTGCCATGCCCAGCGGGCACCTTCCAGGAGAGAGAAGGGCAGCTCTCCTGCGACCTTTGCCCTGGGAGTGATGCCCACGGGCCTCTTGGAGCCACCAACGTCACCACGTGTGCAG GTCAGTGCCCACCTGGCCAACACTCTGTAGATGGGTTCAAGCCCTGTCAGCCATGCCCACGTGGCACCTACCAACCTGAAGCAGGACGGACCCTATGCTTCCCTTGTGGTGGGGGCCTCACCACCAAGCATGAAGGGGCCATTTCCTTCCAAGACTGTGACACCAAAG TCCAGTGCTCCCCAGGGCACTACTATAACACCAGCATCCATCGCTGTATTCGCTGTGCCATGGGCTCCTATCAGCCCGACTTCCGTCAGAACTTCTGCACCCGCTGTCCAGGAAACACAAGCACAGACTTTGATGGCTCTACCAGTGTGGCCCAGTGCAAGA ATCGTCAGTGTGGTGGGGAGCTGGGTGAGTTCACTGGCTATATTGAGTCCCCCAACTACCCGGGCAACTACCCAGCCGGTGTGGAGTGCATCTGGAACATCAACCCCCCACCCAAGCGCAAGATCCTTATCGTGGTACCCGAGATCTTCCTGCCATCTGAGGATGAGTGTGGGGACGTCCTCGTCATGAGAAAGAACT CATCCCCATCCTCCATTACCACTTATGAGACCTGCCAGACCTACGAGCGCCCCATTGCCTTCACTGCCCGTTCCAGGAAGCTCTGGATCAACTTCAAGACAAGCGAGGCCAACAGCGCCCGTGGCTTCCAGATCCCCTATGTTACCTATGATG AAGATTATGAGCAGCTGGTAGAAGACATTGTGCGAGATGGCCGGCTCTATGCCTCTGAAAACCACCAGGAGATTTTAAAG gacaagaagctcatcaaggccTTCTTTGAGGTGCTAGCCCACCCCCAGAACTACTTCAAGTACACAGAGAAACACAAGGAGATGCTGCCAAAATCCTTCATCAAGCTGCTCCGCTCCAAAGTTTCCAGCTTCCTGAGGCCCTACAAATAG
- the LOC105474495 gene encoding signal peptide, CUB and EGF-like domain-containing protein 3 isoform X4: MGSGRVPGLCLLVLLVHARAAQYSKAAQDVDECVEGTDNCHIDAICQNTPRSYKCICKSGYTGDGKHCKDVDECEREDNAGCVHDCVNIPGNYRCTCYDGFHLAHDGHNCLDVDECAEGNGGCQQSCVNMMGSYECHCREGFFLSDNQHTCIQRPEGMNCMNKNHGCAHICRETPKGGIACECRPGFELTKNQRDCKLTCNYGNGGCQHTCDDTEQGPRCGCHVKFVLHTDGKTCIETCAVNNGGCDSKCHDAATGVHCTCPVGFMLQPDRKTCKDIDECRLNNGGCDHICRNTVGSFECSCKKGYKLLINERNCQDIDECSFDRTCDHICVNTPGSFQCLCHRGYLLYGVTHCGDVDECSINRGGCRFGCINTAGSYQCTCPAGQGRLHWNGKDCTEPLKCQGSPGASKAMLSCNRSGKKDTCALTCPSMARFLPESENGFTVSCGTPSPRAAPARAGHNGNSTNSNQCHEAAVLSIKQRASFKIKDAKCRLHLRNKGKTEEAGRIAGPGGAPCSECQVTFIHLKCDSARKGKGRRARTPPGKEVTRLTLELEAEVRSEETTASCGLPCLRQRMERRLKGSLKMLRKSINQDRFLLRLAGLDYELAHKPGLVAGERAEPMESCRPGQHRAGAKCVSCPQGTYYHGQTEQCVPCPAGTFQEREGQLSCDLCPGSDAHGPLGATNVTTCAGQCPPGQHSVDGFKPCQPCPRGTYQPEAGRTLCFPCGGGLTTKHEGAISFQDCDTKVQCSPGHYYNTSIHRCIRCAMGSYQPDFRQNFCTRCPGNTSTDFDGSTSVAQCKNRQCGGELGEFTGYIESPNYPGNYPAGVECIWNINPPPKRKILIVVPEIFLPSEDECGDVLVMRKNSSPSSITTYETCQTYERPIAFTARSRKLWINFKTSEANSARGFQIPYVTYDEDYEQLVEDIVRDGRLYASENHQEILKDKKLIKAFFEVLAHPQNYFKYTEKHKEMLPKSFIKLLRSKVSSFLRPYK, from the exons ATGTGGATGAGTGTGTGGAAGGGACTGACAACTGCCACATCGATGCTATCTGCCAGAACACCCCGAGGTCATACAAGTGCATCTGCAAGTCTGGCTACACAGGGGATGGCAAACACTGCAAAG ACGTGGATGAGTGCGAGCGAGAGGATAATGCAGGTTGTGTGCATGACTGTGTCAACATCCCTGGCAATTACCGGTGTACCTGCTATGATGGATTCCACCTGGCACATGACGGACACAACTGTCTGG ATGTGGACGAGTGTGCCGAGGGCAACGGCGGCTGTCAGCAGAGCTGCGTCAACATGATGGGCAGCTATGAGTGCCACTGCCGGGAAGGCTTCTTCCTCAGCGACAACCAGCATACCTGCATCCAGCGGCCAGAAG GAATGAATTGCATGAACAAGAACCATGGCTGTGCCCACATTTGCCGGGAGACGCCCAAGGGGGGTATTGCCTGTGAATGCCGTCCTGGCTTTGAGCTTACCAAGAACCAACGGGACTGTAAAT TGACGTGCAACTACGGTAACGGCGGCTGCCAACACACATGTGATGACACAGAGCAGGGTCCCCGGTGCGGCTGCCATGTCAAGTTTGTGCTCCATACCGACGGGAAGACATGCATCG AGACCTGTGCTGTCAACAACGGGGGCTGTGACAGTAAGTGTCACGATGCAGCGACTGGTGTccactgcacctgccctgtgGGCTTCATGCTGCAGCCAGACAGGAAGACATGCAAAG ATATAGATGAGTGCCGCTTAAACAACGGGGGCTGTGACCACATTTGCCGGAACACAGTGGGCAGCTTCGAATGCAGTTGCAAGAAAGGCTATAAGCTTCTCATCAATGAGAGGAACTGCCAGG ATATAGACGAGTGTTCCTTTGATCGAACCTGTGACCACATATGTGTCAACACACCAGGAAGCTTCCAGTGTCTCTGCCATCGTGGCTACCTGTTGTATGGTGTCACCCACTGTGGGG ATGTGGATGAATGCAGCATCAACCGGGGAGGTTGCCGCTTTGGCTGCATCAACACTGCTGGCAGCTACCAGTGTACCTGCCCAGCAGGCCAGGGCCGGCTGCACTGGAATGGCAAAGATTGCACAG AGCCACTGAAGTGTCAGGGCAGTCCTGGGGCCTCGAAAGCCATGCTCAGCTGCAATCGGTCTGGCAAGAAGGACACCTGTGCCCTGACCTGTCCCTCCATGGCCCGGTTTTTGCCAG AGTCTGAGAATGGCTTCACGGTGAGCTGTGGgacccccagccccagggctgCTCCAGCCCGAGCTGGCCACAATGGGAACAGCACGAACTCCAACCAATGCCATG AGGCTGCAGTGCTGTCCATTAAACAACGGGCCTCCTTCAAGATCAAGGATGCCAAATGCCGTTTGCACCTGCGAAACAAAGGCAAAACAGAGGAGGCTGGCAGAATCGCAGGGCCAG GTGGTGCCCCCTGCTCTGAATGCCAGGTCACCTTCATCCACCTTAAGTGTGACTCCGCTCGGAAGGGCAAGGGCCGACGAGCCCGGACCCCTCCAGGCAAAGAGGTCACAAGGCTCACCCTGGAACTGGAGGCAGAGGTCAGAAGCGAAGAAACCACAG CCAGCTGTGGGCTGCCCTGCCTCCGACAGCGAATGGAACGGCGGCTGAAAGGATCCCTGAAGATGCTCAGAAAGTCCATCAACCAGGACCGCTTCCTGCTGCGCCTGGCAGGCCTTGATTATGAGCTGGCCCACAAGCCGGGCCTGGTAGCCGGGGAGCGAGCAGAGCCGATGGAGTCCTGTAGGCCTGGGCAGCACCGTGCTGGGGCCAAGTGTG TCAGCTGCCCGCAGGGAACGTATTACCACGGCCAGACGGAGCAGTGTGTGCCATGCCCAGCGGGCACCTTCCAGGAGAGAGAAGGGCAGCTCTCCTGCGACCTTTGCCCTGGGAGTGATGCCCACGGGCCTCTTGGAGCCACCAACGTCACCACGTGTGCAG GTCAGTGCCCACCTGGCCAACACTCTGTAGATGGGTTCAAGCCCTGTCAGCCATGCCCACGTGGCACCTACCAACCTGAAGCAGGACGGACCCTATGCTTCCCTTGTGGTGGGGGCCTCACCACCAAGCATGAAGGGGCCATTTCCTTCCAAGACTGTGACACCAAAG TCCAGTGCTCCCCAGGGCACTACTATAACACCAGCATCCATCGCTGTATTCGCTGTGCCATGGGCTCCTATCAGCCCGACTTCCGTCAGAACTTCTGCACCCGCTGTCCAGGAAACACAAGCACAGACTTTGATGGCTCTACCAGTGTGGCCCAGTGCAAGA ATCGTCAGTGTGGTGGGGAGCTGGGTGAGTTCACTGGCTATATTGAGTCCCCCAACTACCCGGGCAACTACCCAGCCGGTGTGGAGTGCATCTGGAACATCAACCCCCCACCCAAGCGCAAGATCCTTATCGTGGTACCCGAGATCTTCCTGCCATCTGAGGATGAGTGTGGGGACGTCCTCGTCATGAGAAAGAACT CATCCCCATCCTCCATTACCACTTATGAGACCTGCCAGACCTACGAGCGCCCCATTGCCTTCACTGCCCGTTCCAGGAAGCTCTGGATCAACTTCAAGACAAGCGAGGCCAACAGCGCCCGTGGCTTCCAGATCCCCTATGTTACCTATGATG AAGATTATGAGCAGCTGGTAGAAGACATTGTGCGAGATGGCCGGCTCTATGCCTCTGAAAACCACCAGGAGATTTTAAAG gacaagaagctcatcaaggccTTCTTTGAGGTGCTAGCCCACCCCCAGAACTACTTCAAGTACACAGAGAAACACAAGGAGATGCTGCCAAAATCCTTCATCAAGCTGCTCCGCTCCAAAGTTTCCAGCTTCCTGAGGCCCTACAAATAG